A DNA window from Scomber japonicus isolate fScoJap1 chromosome 14, fScoJap1.pri, whole genome shotgun sequence contains the following coding sequences:
- the LOC128372945 gene encoding atlastin-2-like isoform X1: MAEVSGVRSRNHFEPKCENRVPDEGLSGVEEVPIVRRRNQRPPLASSEDLDDVLFPRTMASNSGTGAKLNPSQDEMIQDEEPTVEEEKAKPIQIVLANEDEHSFELDAAALEKILLQDHVKDLNVVVVSVAGAFRKGKSFLLDFMLRYMHNQRTDFWIGGDDEPLTGFTWRGGCERETTGIQVWSDVFVVDKPDGSKVAVLLVDTQGAFDSQSTIKDCATVFALSTMTSSVQVYNLSQNIQEDDLQHLQLFTEYGRLAMEEIYLKPFQSLMFLIRDWSYPYEHNYGLEGGNSFLDKRLQVKQNQHEELQNVRKHIHSCFSNIGCFLLPHPGLKVATNPHFDGRLKDIDEDFKKELARLVPLLLAPERLVEKEIGGNKVTCRDLLEYFKAYIKIYQGEELPHPKSMLQATAEANNLTAVAGAKDLYSKNMETICGGDKPYIAPGDLERCHEEFREHSVRYFRSVKKMGGDEFCQRYQNQLETELDETYTNFSKHNDGKNIFYAARTPATLFAVMFVTYVVSGVTGFIGLSTLAVLANMVMGVALLALCAWAYVKYSGEFREVGALIDLVAETLWEQVLKPLTEQYMEDNVRQTVVNSLKASLTEQGSHHTKLKTH; the protein is encoded by the exons ATGGCGGAGGTGAGCGGGGTGAGGAGCAGAAATCACTTCGAGCCAAAATGCGAAAACCGAGTCCCCGACGAAG GCTTGAGTGGAGTAGAGGAAGTCCCTATTGTTCGTAGACGTAACCAGAGGCCTCCACTAGCCAGTTCTGAAGACCTGGATGATGTATTGTTTCCCAGGACCATGGCCTCAAACTCGGGTACAGGTGCCAAGCTCAACCCCTCACAAGATGAAATGATTCAAGATGAAGAG CCGACAGTAGAGGAAGAAAAGGCCAAGCCTATCCAGATCGTCCTGGCCAACGAGGATGAGCACAGCTTTGAGCTGGACGCCGCAGCGCTGGAGAAGATCCTGCTGCAGGATCACGTGAAGGACCTGaatgtggtggtggtgtctGTGGCCGGGGCCTTCCGCAAAGGCAAATCCTTCCTGCTGGACTTCATGCTGCGCTACATGCACAATCAG CGGACTGACTTCTGGATAGGAGGTGATGATGAGCCCCTGACAGGGTTCACCTGGAGAGGAGGCTGCGAGAGGGAGACCACAGGAATCCAGGTCTGGAGTGATGTCTTTGTGGTCGACAAGCCCGACGGCAGCAAG GTTGCTGTTCTCCTTGTTGACACCCAGGGAGCGTTTGACAGCCAGTCCACCATCAAGGATTGTGCTACTGTGTTTGCTCTGAGCACAATGACCAGCTCTGTGCAG GTGTACAATCTCTCCCAGAACATCCAGGAAGACGATCTGCAGCATCTGCAG CTTTTCACAGAGTATGGCCGACTCGCAATGGAAGAAATCTACCTTAAACCTTTCCAG TCCCTGATGTTCCTGATTCGGGACTGGAGTTATCCTTATGAACACAACTACGGCCTTGAAGGGGGAAACTCCTTCCTGGACAAAAGACTACAG GTGAAACAGAACCAACATGAAGAGTTGCAGAACGTAAGGAAGCACATCCACTCCTGCTTCTCCAACATCGGCTGCTTTCTGCTGCCACATCCTGGGCTCAAGGTGGCGACTAACCCGCACTTTGACGGCAGGCTTAAAg acatcgatgaagattttaaaaaggagtTAGCCAGGCTGGTGCCTCTCCTGCTTGCCCCAGAGCGACTGGTGGAGAAGGAGATCGGAGGCAACAAAGTCACCTGCAGAGATCTCCTGGAGTACTTCAAG GCTTACATAAAGATCTACCAAGGCGAGGAACTGCCGCACCCAAAGTCCATGCTGCAG GCGACAGCAGAAGCAAACAACCTGACAGCTGTGGCAGGAGCCAAAGATTTGTACAGCAAGAACATGGAGACG ATCTGTGGAGGGGACAAGCCATACATCGCTCCAGGCGACCTCGAGCGCTGCCACGAGGAGTTTCGTGAGCACTCAGTGCGTTATTTCCGCTCTGTGAAGAAAATGGGCGGCGACGAGTTCTGCCAGCGCTACCAGAACCAGCTGGAGACTGAGCTGGATGAGACCTACACCAACTTCTCAAAGCACAACGACGGGAAGAACATCTTCTACGCAGCTCGAACACCTGCCACGCTCTTTGCGGTCATGTTTGTGACCTACGTGGTGTCTGGGGTGACGGGATTCATCGGCCTGAGCACCTTAGCGGTGCTAGCTAACATGGTCATGGGTGTGGCGCTGCTGGCACTGTGCGCCTGGGCATATGTGAAGTATTCTGGAGAGTTTCGAGAGGTGGGAGCGTTGATAGATCTGGTGGCTGAGACACTCTGGGAACAG gTTTTGAAGCCACTAACTGAACAATATATGGAAGACAACGTCAGACAGACGGTGGTTAACTCGCTCAAAGCCAGCTTGACAGAACAGGGTTCGCATCACACCAAGTTAAAGACTCACTGa
- the LOC128372945 gene encoding atlastin-2-like isoform X2, with translation MAEVSGVRSRNHFEPKCENRVPDEGLSGVEEVPIVRRRNQRPPLASSEDLDDVLFPRTMASNSGTGAKLNPSQDEMIQDEEPTVEEEKAKPIQIVLANEDEHSFELDAAALEKILLQDHVKDLNVVVVSVAGAFRKGKSFLLDFMLRYMHNQRTDFWIGGDDEPLTGFTWRGGCERETTGIQVWSDVFVVDKPDGSKVAVLLVDTQGAFDSQSTIKDCATVFALSTMTSSVQVYNLSQNIQEDDLQHLQLFTEYGRLAMEEIYLKPFQSLMFLIRDWSYPYEHNYGLEGGNSFLDKRLQVKQNQHEELQNVRKHIHSCFSNIGCFLLPHPGLKVATNPHFDGRLKDIDEDFKKELARLVPLLLAPERLVEKEIGGNKVTCRDLLEYFKAYIKIYQGEELPHPKSMLQATAEANNLTAVAGAKDLYSKNMETICGGDKPYIAPGDLERCHEEFREHSVRYFRSVKKMGGDEFCQRYQNQLETELDETYTNFSKHNDGKNIFYAARTPATLFAVMFVTYVVSGVTGFIGLSTLAVLANMVMGVALLALCAWAYVKYSGEFREVGALIDLVAETLWEQRTVRKVFSKLLEPVRSRLAWPASLLPSLPSGATLGLRALTPLNNNYKKTN, from the exons ATGGCGGAGGTGAGCGGGGTGAGGAGCAGAAATCACTTCGAGCCAAAATGCGAAAACCGAGTCCCCGACGAAG GCTTGAGTGGAGTAGAGGAAGTCCCTATTGTTCGTAGACGTAACCAGAGGCCTCCACTAGCCAGTTCTGAAGACCTGGATGATGTATTGTTTCCCAGGACCATGGCCTCAAACTCGGGTACAGGTGCCAAGCTCAACCCCTCACAAGATGAAATGATTCAAGATGAAGAG CCGACAGTAGAGGAAGAAAAGGCCAAGCCTATCCAGATCGTCCTGGCCAACGAGGATGAGCACAGCTTTGAGCTGGACGCCGCAGCGCTGGAGAAGATCCTGCTGCAGGATCACGTGAAGGACCTGaatgtggtggtggtgtctGTGGCCGGGGCCTTCCGCAAAGGCAAATCCTTCCTGCTGGACTTCATGCTGCGCTACATGCACAATCAG CGGACTGACTTCTGGATAGGAGGTGATGATGAGCCCCTGACAGGGTTCACCTGGAGAGGAGGCTGCGAGAGGGAGACCACAGGAATCCAGGTCTGGAGTGATGTCTTTGTGGTCGACAAGCCCGACGGCAGCAAG GTTGCTGTTCTCCTTGTTGACACCCAGGGAGCGTTTGACAGCCAGTCCACCATCAAGGATTGTGCTACTGTGTTTGCTCTGAGCACAATGACCAGCTCTGTGCAG GTGTACAATCTCTCCCAGAACATCCAGGAAGACGATCTGCAGCATCTGCAG CTTTTCACAGAGTATGGCCGACTCGCAATGGAAGAAATCTACCTTAAACCTTTCCAG TCCCTGATGTTCCTGATTCGGGACTGGAGTTATCCTTATGAACACAACTACGGCCTTGAAGGGGGAAACTCCTTCCTGGACAAAAGACTACAG GTGAAACAGAACCAACATGAAGAGTTGCAGAACGTAAGGAAGCACATCCACTCCTGCTTCTCCAACATCGGCTGCTTTCTGCTGCCACATCCTGGGCTCAAGGTGGCGACTAACCCGCACTTTGACGGCAGGCTTAAAg acatcgatgaagattttaaaaaggagtTAGCCAGGCTGGTGCCTCTCCTGCTTGCCCCAGAGCGACTGGTGGAGAAGGAGATCGGAGGCAACAAAGTCACCTGCAGAGATCTCCTGGAGTACTTCAAG GCTTACATAAAGATCTACCAAGGCGAGGAACTGCCGCACCCAAAGTCCATGCTGCAG GCGACAGCAGAAGCAAACAACCTGACAGCTGTGGCAGGAGCCAAAGATTTGTACAGCAAGAACATGGAGACG ATCTGTGGAGGGGACAAGCCATACATCGCTCCAGGCGACCTCGAGCGCTGCCACGAGGAGTTTCGTGAGCACTCAGTGCGTTATTTCCGCTCTGTGAAGAAAATGGGCGGCGACGAGTTCTGCCAGCGCTACCAGAACCAGCTGGAGACTGAGCTGGATGAGACCTACACCAACTTCTCAAAGCACAACGACGGGAAGAACATCTTCTACGCAGCTCGAACACCTGCCACGCTCTTTGCGGTCATGTTTGTGACCTACGTGGTGTCTGGGGTGACGGGATTCATCGGCCTGAGCACCTTAGCGGTGCTAGCTAACATGGTCATGGGTGTGGCGCTGCTGGCACTGTGCGCCTGGGCATATGTGAAGTATTCTGGAGAGTTTCGAGAGGTGGGAGCGTTGATAGATCTGGTGGCTGAGACACTCTGGGAACAG AGGACGGTCAGAAAG GTGTTTTCCAAACTTTTGGAGCCCGTCAGGAGCCGCCTGGCGTGGCCcgcctctctcctcccttcactCCCATCAGGAGCAACTCTGGGACTCAGAGCTTTGACTCCTCTCAACAACAACTACAAGAAGACTAACTAG